TACTAGAGGACGTTTTATCATGTCAAAAAATttaacttaattcattaagtctcCATCAAAATTCTAAGTTCATAATGAACAAACACTCAAATAAAAGGTTTAAGAGCCCAGTTTGCTCAATAACACTCTTTAACCAACATGATTTATTACCAAATCATTTAATACATCATTGGGTGTTGTCAAGTacataaaaccacaaccaaacttaTCGTAAGTACATAATGTAACTATGGAATCCTCAATTCCATTCCATGTTCCTAACTTTCCCTTGGGCCAAAACAATCACTAAATATAGAACTTCACTAGCATACCTTCATGTTTATGTTCCAATATTATTTCTAGTGTGTCAATTCATGTTCATGAATGTCATTCACTTCTTAGATATCaggtaacactgtaaattttcaaacaaaaatttcatttttaaaccacatAAAACTGAATATCATATTTCTCAAAAACCACAAATGTATCAGATGTCAAAACACAAATCAACAAAATGACTgataatatcccagaatcctcaaacatAATCTCGAACAGGTGTGTACAATGAAGCTGGCGCCTTgccgcgatcctgagaagtacatgaaacacatatcatacaacacggtaagcacgaagcctagtgaattccccaaaataccacaaacacaaataataagccacTCATGGCTAGAGCTCGACATGAACCCCCGGTCATgcgtctcggtgaggaccctccggtctcacagctcagtgtggaccctctggtcatgtgtctcagtgaagaccctccggtctcacaactcgagTCGGACCCTCCAGTCttgtatctcagtgaagaccctccggtctcacaactcggtttggaccctccggtcttaaCTCAGTAAGGCACAGaataatataacatatatatcacaaagacaaaatgcataatatcacataactcaatataagcacatacgaCCCTCCGttcgataactcaaataagaccctccggtcacacaatattaccactcaggtaagtatactaattagactcacctcgtaagtaaagcAAGTATGTCTTGTACTCGAACCACCAGTCTAACCTCCGCCTAACATATATCATAATTAACTTTAATTAATAAAGGACACCCAAAGATGCTAGGCTAAACCCACTCCTAATTCTCggaaggataaaagaccattttacccttccatggcctTTAAAGTCCACAGTttgaccaaaccttaaaagtcaacaaaagtcaacccaaaCGCGTTCGATGGGCGTACAACCTTATACGGTGGGCATACTACTTCACCATGCATGCATCGGGAAAATTCGATGCTAGGCTGTGCGTATAtgggagtacgcttagcgtacatccCAGACTTACTTTTCCCACTCTCCTggtcttaatctgttaagaccATAGCTATAATCTCGGATCTACACTCACTGAAGGCTAATACTCCATAAAGTTTGTGACATTAAACCTTTGCATGGCTGAGAAAGTCTAAAACTCATAAACTCTTACTCCTTACTCACAAAAGTTCTCATATATCATGCATGGGGAGATTTGGATGtccaagatcccatttttatgagtccactccactagtgtcacgcccgtagatccggggtAGTCAacttagaggcaataagtgtcgaaaacgaattttaggcaaaatattatttataataaatagtcttaaccaagttttagaatatgtctcaaggttttcgtacatataaagaacgccgaaattcgagttataacgaggaagttatggctcgtcgaagttttacggcaaaaccggcacgacatcgggaagcataaatagtaaatttacgatggagcgacCTTTAGACTTAGTaatataaacgaaagttgtagtatatgttaccgagaacatacaaaaaaagaacgcccaaatctgactttgtatgaggaagttatgatttttctaagatttgacttaGCAgtacacggcccgaaactcgaattttagttcgagcggttttggattatgcgacctaaatgagagttgaagatctcatttataggaactcaacggtaaaaagatagacgaaaatggatttcgtataaagaagttacgaattcttcacggtcatttaacagtctaaacgcctcctactgttaaatttgagatcggtcgagaattagccagcagtgtctaaatgaaagttgtagatcttgattttacctacgcgttgaaaaaaagaacgttgaaaacggagctcgcatgcgagagttatgatttttataagtttgaaggctgatacgcgatagggggtgacgtggcaccaccagaattggacacgtggcaccaccagaaggctgccacatgccccaaatcggagagtaggtcctcctactcggtgagtccatcaagAATTCAGCCAATAAATAGAGGTGACGGGTTCCTCCATTTcccacacctttccccacttctttctatctctaaactctctctctagcctatcctaagtcctaacccccctaaagtctaggtaaaccccctagcacccgaaggaagccccgaggctcccgaaacCCCGAGAAAAGATCCttttggctcgggaacgctgctccagcgaagcccggttttgcgaaaaaacccgctgtaagtgagctacacctacgctatttttaatatagcttctaattaattatagtaacattattaggatcttaaaataattatttgggctattattatgagttatattgagtgttatttaatgcttatataataataataatagctagactattaattagtcgcggttaacgtcagactaaaccctggtcatattgatactaggttttgtcgaggaaaattgttttaagagtaacgaagtgttgtccgagtgccgactcaccaccttaccaggtgagtgcatagttactttcatattacacatagatatgaagtattaaatataaattacgtgttatgtgtgcatattatctgaatacttgttgtctatgctgcgtgagagatttttatacatgttttaaatgttttaaactgtatatgtatttttatatctacaaaatatgttgggtaaaacatgggtagatgaaggaCGAGGGgtgaaagctgaaatagaggaatattagtggtatggacctagtgccctataggtgaacattTGCAGCAATGGACGTAGTACCCTATAGATAAGCACTGGCAGTtgcgccacaacctgtagatgttgttgatctacgataaacatcctagcagctgcgctctaaggatagtatcggcagttgcgcctaatagagaacattataACCATGACAGTAGCGTCTAAAGGACAATatcggcagaagcgcctcatatagaatgtcacaattctggcagatgcgcctaagtgatagaactagcagttgtgcttaacagttgtgtcattgacaacgatggacttcgtacctattccttaggataagccttaggaatgaatgaacgagaaatagcttaTTCTTAGGGCAGAtctttaagagtaaagaagataatggggatgggtaattgggttaactatttgatgattaaacataataattatattattgtgggttgaaaaccctatgtactcaccaggtttcccaacctgacccactcagtttatttgtatcacaggtgtcgatatgaagttacattacactgagagattaaggagatataaatcactagtgataatgaatgtaagttctctttatgcttatgtgtctgtattgacgatgacatcccaaatgttttaaaatgaataaaaatacatttcttcataaatgctttgataatgtatttatcatgttttactaggaacaaattccgcaacatttttattaaaagaagtactctgatttttataaagcataaacaaaatcggtcttttctagccgtgaaaatggggatgtcacaactagagACACTTAAAGGGACATGTATTAGGCTTTGAAGTTCAacaaactcataaagcttcaagctttggtaCATAACCCCTAAAATGAACCACAATATGCACAAGTCAAAACAATGAGAAAGCTTTAAGCTTGATACCTCCAAATAATGCACCAACCATAGGGAAAATCAGATCCAAAGCTTGGACTCTAACTCTACTctcttcaaagctccttcttcactcAAAGAATCCCACAAAGAACactcaaaagcttcaaatggccACTCAAGCTAAGAaaatagaaattagggttttaaggggagTTGAAGACTGGAAAtggtggctagaaatgaggccatcatgttccttaaatacGGACACACCacgcaattagggttttcactctgagCCTAGTACGCCAAGTGTACTAGGTGGCTTACGCGTCCAaatcacgcacatgagtacgccGAGCGTATACATGCGTACGTCCTGCATACTCGGCTACCACTTTTTCTCAATGAAGGGCCAAACTTGACAACTACAATAAAGTAAGGAATATTGAGATATACATGgtctcaggatgttacaattctcccccactagaatcaaacttcgccctcgaagtcatctTCTGAAAATAACTCTTGGTACTACTCGCCATCTCGGACTCCAACTCCCAAGTACATTCTGACCCTctacgatgttgccactgaacttgAACCAAGGGCAACTCTTTATGTCTCAAGACCTTCACCTTCCTATCCAAGATCGCTATCGGCTTCTCAATGTTTTTCAGGCGATCGTCAatctgaatgtcctctaaagggaccactgtcgtctcatcgactacacacttcctcacttgggacacatggaaggtgttatgaatctggctcaactctgcaggcagctctaaccgataagctaccctaCCCACTCGGGCGATCACTTTGAAAGAACTGATGTATctagggcccaactttccccgcttcctgaatcggatcacccatttccatggggataccttcaggaggacataatgtccaacctgaaactctagcTCTGAACGTCGCCGGtttgcgtaactcttctggcgactatgGGCCGTCAGCAACCTCTCTCTGACctactggatctgctctgtcgtcttgagcactatctcagttcccccatcactctctgccctatCTTTCCCTAACATATGGGAGTtcggcacctcctcccatataaaagctcaaagggaggcatatcgATGCTGGAGTGATGGtggttgttatatgaaaactcggcCAAGGGCaagtaagtgtcccaacttctAGGGATGAGCgcataggcgggtacccgccAAATTTgataggaaccggaaccggttatATCGGTTCTTAAAATTTCAGAACCGGCAGTTCCGATTCCAATACCTGGTTCCCGATTTAGTTATTTGTTTTAGAATAATCAAGAACAAATCAACTACAACTAGGTGAAACCCATTTATGAAAATATTAACTATGAATTCAGTTAAATACATAAGAATGCATATTCACTGAAAGCTCCTTATTTAGATAAATGAAATGAAGAGGCATTAAGGGATATGAAGCATGAACTTCATTTATATAACAATGGTGAAGAGTGACTTTTGTTTAAAAGCGATGTGGGATGGAAATATGGGATGAGAATAAGGGTGAAGTTTAATCTCCTCCCACTTTGCCTGTAAGCATTAAATCCATAAGCATGCCTTCCTTAAATCTTAAAAAAAAGGACGTAAATCAAATAGTTCtctaaaaaaatatcattttaggtATTTTTGCTAAAGATGATGCTATtttgtatgtgttaaaactaTACGTGCTTAATCAAATCTATTTTGTTCGATGTGAAGATTGTCCCtagaaattatttttataatttattgcttaattttttttattgctaAGGACGAGTAATTAATGTTTAAAGTTTAGGATGTGTTTAGTGCTTATTTTTCGATTATTAAATAGTTTAAAGAAACTCATTTTTAACCATGGATTTTACATTCTAAATGATTATTTAGCGTAAAATGTATTAAATATATGGAACTGTGTGTAAAACTAAAAAATTgcattttatgtatttttagtcAAGTAGTGCTCTATATGAACTGAATTCGCATGTTTTGTTGTCCAGATGTTGAAGTGGAAATGCTGAAAATTTCCAGATGTTCGAGTGATGGAAAATAGAAAGAGAGGCTATTGAGTACGTGTTTTAGTTAGTTTAGTTTAAAATGAAATCATTTTTACCATCAATTCTAAATTTATGATAGATAGTGTCTTGTGTATGCTATTTGAGTACGCGTTTTCGTTAATAATTACTTGTAAAGATAGCACTCGGATTCTATAATTTGGTATGCTTTTAGAAAACGTCGGAAAAACAAATAATCAAGGCTATGCATGTGATGCATACTCCAAATCATCAAATATTCAAATGTATGCATGAGATGCATTAGGGAACAAACCAGTAACAAAGGGGACGCGGGAAAATATCACTTTACCCTCAGGTTAATGGTTCTAACTTAACACATCGTGGGGGAGGGATGAACAATACAACAATAATTCGGCTTGGGGACAAAGATTTCAACAaatgaatcttttttttttctcatagtTTGAAAGCCAGCCTTCGATGATACATGTTGCTTTTTTTCTTAGTTTGAAAGTCAAAGCTTAATAATGTTAACACGGCACATTTCACTTTTACTATTCCATTATCAGCTATGATTAGTTGAACCTCTTGCCAATGACACGTAAACAATGATGTAAACATCAACACCAACGGTATCtatatttttatagttttatatacaAAAATCGTATCGTATCTTATCAAATCGCTCAACTACAAACACTATTTGCTCACAGATATACATTAAAATCAATTCAATTGACACCTCATGAGGACACTACGTACGTGGCTAATCATAATCATACAAAACCAAACGTCGAGAACACAAAGTGCAGAAGTACTTGCGTTTGCTGATATACGAAATGGGGATGCAGCAAAATCTCCATTTGCTCTCCGTATCCACTGCTTCCACTTTACCTTGACAATAAGGACACGTCCCGCTTGCCACTTGTCTCCCGAGTTCAATCGCTTCCTCACTACAAACACGAATCAATCGCATATCCTCGATCAATCTTTTGTCTTTAAAACGAtatttgtaagaaaactcaggCACACGTGCGTGCTTTAGATCGAGAGAGtcgatcggtttttataattgttTAAGAGAAGATAATGAAAAAATGAGGCAAAGTGAAGAATTTATTGGGGTCGGTTCGTAGATAGGGTACATGTGTTCAAAGGACGTCTTTGACTGCTACAGAAGTGGTTGTTACCGGGAATATGCATATTCATACCGCCTTCCTTTTTCTTTTCTAGTTTTCTTTTATAATTTAACTGTAGAGATTTAAAAGGTCAAGCAGGTGATGCACGTTCATTATTTCGTCGAGTTGAGCGATTAGCTTAAAATCATGGAAAATCATAAACATCATTTCCTTTTCATTATATTCGAAGGAAGGGAATAGCTAAATAAATAAAGTAACAAACATCACAATCTACTAAAAAAAACATCCCAATCtactaaaaaaacatttttttactaTAAAAACATCTATAATCAAAACTCATTATTAAACTAATAATTAATAAATGATTAAaagcattttttaaaatttctattTTATCTTCcaaaattatttaaatataaaattctttAAAAGGAATCATGACGACGACATAATTGGTTCGTGTGGACTCTATTTTGCTAACGGAATAAActaaattatataattttttatgtgGTAAGTGGTACAATGGAAATTATGGCtttgttctaatgttttcatatatgttttttaaatttctaaattaattgctcaaaaaaatatttgttctaaacataatttttttaaggACCATACTATTATAGACGCAtataaatttttaatattttttttagagtCTTGTTAATATTTTAACGTCTGCATTTAAGTATTTATTTGGATTATAATATTTATTTGTCATAGTTAAAAGAAAAACGTGATGCATCTCAATAAAATGGTTTATTACAAAAATAACATATATCTTATTAAACCTGTTTAACTAATAATAAAAAACAGAATATCTAAACATTGTTATCCGAAATTATTTTCTTTTGCAAATTTGAATGCATTTTATAAATATGCTCACGTTTGACAAGATAAATATCAAATACAttgaaatatttatttttcatatatatatatatatatatatatatatatatatatatatatatatatatatatatatatatatatatagagagagagagagagagagagagagaaagagaaaaaaaaaagtgggttcaattgagaaaataaaaaaggttgagaatgggaaaatcattctcagccactcatttaattaGTCTCTAAACATAAaggacacggtggcaaacttgtaaatatgatataatCGGCTTCAATCACAAATACGTAAGTGTAGAGAATTAGATAACAGTTGAAAttcatttgttttttgttttttcaatCCAACCTTCAATTCTGTTTGAATACGAACATATCTTCAACGTCTACGATTAATTATACTTTCAGTATCATTAgaacaacatcatcgataatcaacaaaaaattcaattcatatcattcattcaacatcgtccatcaaataaaacatcgaaattaaggttagaaaaagatcaaatcattttttgtttgataattttcatatatttctctaccaatctactattttgtaagatttaaatagtcaaagtattatatttatcacatttttaaaaaagttaacttgtatgcactccagttatttgatgaaatgcataaactaaattaccacgttatattcacatatgaatatgttttctcacctgaatcaatatgtgattattaaaacacaaaacaaatacaattctgtatgttattcatatgtgaataacatataaaaattatatatatttctgaaaacaccttgtaatattcatatatgaatatattgtgcaatattcacatataaatatatcaactattattcataagtgaatatacgatctaatattcacaagtgaatatactatgtattattctcatgtgatataccatgtaatactatataataatcacatatgaaaatatcatctaatattcataagtgaatatatcatctaacattcacaagtgaatatactatgtaatatttacaagtgaatacatcgtctaatatttaaatatgaatatattatgtttaatatatgctatattcatatataaatgatacttaaattgtaaaaaaaattaatcatagtttttattcacaagtgaataacgaatgtactgtagtaaaaacttgattcatttttattcacttataaataacgatagctgaaaatataaaaaaaaaattattttatcttaaaactatatcaatatggatgtctatttgtagagaataaaaaatcatgaattttggtatatttaaaatcatttttcgataaaaatagcttcttaaaaattaaaaaaaaaacgaaaaaactatgtttttgtatatattaaggtaatgtttagcatagtttaaggaaacatgatttgttggaaaacacatgttcattccTTTCTCATTTCCGCCggtatgttggaggcttttgcggcaaaaataaatgattggctgaaaatgattcccccattgtcaaccttttttttctcaattgaactctcctctatatatatatatatatatatatatatatatatatatatatatatatatatatatatatatatatatatatatatatatatatataatagcaataaaaaaaataacgataaaaagaaaaagtaaatttgtatttaatgtttatcTTAGTTTAATACATGTAATTAGGTTGTGAGGCATGTTTACAAGTTGTTCACGCGTGTTTTCACGCCACCTCATCAAGAGCTTACCACACAAACACCATTTACAGAGCTTACCACACAAACACCATTTATAGCATCAGGGAGTTGTCAcgcgtagagagagagagagggggacagagaaaaagaagaaaaactcCTAGCCAATCAATGGCTTCGTGATCGTCCGTGACTGGTACCACTCCACAAGACACCTACGCCCTTTGGGGGCGGTTTTCACACGTGAAAGGAGAGTACCACGTAGGTTTCTACGCATAGAAATACTTTCATACCTCCCAACCTTAATAAATTGTCTAAAAGTACGGAAAACAAAGCTAGTTATAGAGTATTTTATGGAAAAATCACTTTAacttttaataaaagtgtttataaggTGTTTATTATGGTATTTATGTCATGTGAGAAGTGAGGGGACGGTTTTAATGTTATCATTAGTTTTGGAATTTTGGGATCTTTGACTTGtcctattatttatttatattgtttTATTAAAACTGTATCTTGTAACTGTAATTGACATTTAAGAGGTGTTTGGGGTATCTTTTGAGAGGGCAAAAGGACTTTTGGGAAAAGTTCCAAAAAGCTAGGTTtccctgacttttccaaaaagtcagtTTTCCTTCTATAAAAAATCCGAAAGAAGCTTttaccaaacattttttttttgttatctttTCCCAAAAGTCTCTCTCAAAAATATCCCAAACACCTCCTTAGGTTATTGTTATATACATCTTTCATGTTTTAATGTCAAAAAGTTATATATTACTATATAACATTTTCAATTCCGACAAATGTTTCCGTAATATGAATGTCAATAGTATTGTATTATAGTATAACATTTTCGTTTCCGATGCAATGTTTCCGTATGGGAGCGTGATTGCAAGGTAGGACCATGTTGTGTGACAGGAGGATATAATGTTTgactttaatatattatatttttttacatcaaaataaaatatttaaaccaTATTCTTTATTTCataaattttttatattaattaattttacaaGTTATACCGACATATTGACAAAATTGTAAAAAGTGTCTCTATGGTTGTCAAAGTTATATGGTTTTGGTCAAAAGAAAGTTTGATGATGCATCGATGGTCTAATTTTGGATACCTTGTGTAGTTTTGGTTTTTATGATTGATATTTTGTTGTGCTTTTGGTCTATACACCACCTAAAATGAGGAATATGCCCCATAAAATAgttgtttttatttacttttatattttattattattattttaattaaaaaaactaaaaaaaatctcATCCCGTCCCCACCTAATTCATCACTCCTACCAATCTATCTCTCAAGAAACACAAACATGCCGTCTCcaccaaaaaaaaaatcacaccTCACGACCACCCTGAATGTCACAACCGTCCACCGCCACCACCTtcaaccacctccatctccacctagattttaaatgaaattgTCCCAAATACCATGAAAAATCCAAGCTTCAAGAATAATGTCCAGAAATATAATCAAGTGAGTGTTGATTTACAATATTTGAATTCTTATAACAATTTCCCATCTCGAATCCCAACAAGAAATTAGGCTAATCCTTCAAGAAACGGAGTTGATCGATACACAGTTGTTGTAGACACCTCGCCTGAGCCGACTTCCACATTCCGATCACCACCGCCGCCATTGATCAATACCATCACTCTCCGGTTGTTTTAGATATAACCTTTCTATATCTTCGGAGAGTTCGATTCCGACCCTACTGTCCCCTTCTCCGACGAGTTCGGTTCCACCTATACTTCACCCTTTTTCCTTTCTCAGGCGTGAGTGATGTTGATTTGTAGTAAAATGAATATTCTTTGGCGAGTTCGATTCCGACCATACATCTGTTTAAGTTCGTCCCTTCCATGGGGAAAAGGAAACCTGCAACTCTGTCTCTCCTTCCTCTGTTCTAAAACCTACAACTCAAAGAAGATGATGGTGAATCGATTTTGCTTCACGATTTTAGATCCACCACCATTAACCTCCTCCATTGATTTTAGATTGGGGTATATGGATTTTAGAGTACAAAATGTTTCTTTGTTTCCTCACACAGAGGGAGTGGCGTGGGAGGTGTACCAGATGTTGGCGACGACAACTCTACACTCATCGAGGACATAGGGAAGAGATGGTGTTGACAGGTGAAGGGGGAGGGGGAGGGGAGATGCGAAGGGGGAGATTACCGGCAGTGGAAGGCTTGTGCAGAAGACATTGTTAATGTTAATGAGTTTTTTTATGAAGGTTGTAGACAGAGGAAGGGAAAAGGATTATGGTGGGTGGGTAGGTGGGCCTTttcttattcttaattaattaaaaacatatgaagaaataaaaattatatatatatatatatatatatatatatatatatatatatatatatatataagggaatAATAGTcttttcaaactgatagggactAGAAACACAAAAAAGATCCAAAAATGGACCATTTTTGCACAggacatttttgtaattttgtctttgATGTTTGATAAAGATGCAAGAATGGTATCTGAGATATGTATTTAGTTTTTCGGGTTTTGGTTTAAACCTCGATTTTTTTGGCTtaatggtccttttgagttagtttgtttgtggttttggtccctcataAAACTGAAATACTAAAATACTTGATGTatttagttttcatttttttaaaaaaaaattaacatatttttataattaaacatTAATTGTGAACTTTACTAAAACGCTCCCACAGA
The genomic region above belongs to Lactuca sativa cultivar Salinas chromosome 4, Lsat_Salinas_v11, whole genome shotgun sequence and contains:
- the LOC111914590 gene encoding uncharacterized protein LOC111914590, with translation MRLIRVCSEEAIELGRQVASGTCPYCQGKVEAVDTESKWRFCCIPISYISKRKYFCTLCSRRLVLYDYD